A window of Apium graveolens cultivar Ventura chromosome 8, ASM990537v1, whole genome shotgun sequence contains these coding sequences:
- the LOC141676963 gene encoding uncharacterized protein LOC141676963 isoform X1, with protein MYQLIDSSRAVNNRKGDMGMARGGFKLNALSSISGTTFKFTTTNTPCFPSRFSKVITLHCSCSDDLLDISTYRHVFSKKMALAGLNPHHRIALGVSGGSDSIALCVLAADWKKAGLSSATKNSKELIDGMLAIIVDHGLRAESETEAKLVQRRVLNMGIMCEIARVDWENGKPKQGQVQEAARAVRYQQFQRICNQYQMNVLLLAHHADDQAELFILRLSRNSGVLGLAGMAFTSQVFNTNLNSSVGGANNILLVRPFLEFTKDDMYKICHGGNQEWVEDPTNQSQVYVRNRIRKSLTNFSSSIFKGELEKVISACGRTRMYVDQFCHYLIKEAVTVTNHGYALVDIEILNSMKINDLCLSKFVTLLLKFISQRHRPVRGSALKQVMDYVRTYPCKTSFTAAGCYLCAAPGLKGTKVLVCLSKNCALPLDMQLLYMDSCEGQKCHTFSEVDQLVEHVESYSHNMILNASDIHFLDATSSTSLLNEAKRLGMLTESTHKAIISLQDDETERFVSKNAKVPIFESETEALIAVSTSLANPLQTNQIGYYMNRFLLEWKVTKIFPINAYSLENDGQGQGLGETVHQYYCKCCLVRPDMELEVRNMIDIDWLYLADLCKCHDVKDFLNKRLLDMGMCKETESVDTCSEYVRSSAERALLSLKSIPVAARRGLPVLVHPQGLLLSIPSVDFKHCPSLEVSAIWKPRTPLEGGRCSYI; from the exons ATGTACCAACTAATCGAT TCTAGCAGGGCCGTAAATAACAGAAAGGGGGACATGGGCATGGCGCGAGGAGGATTCAAACTGAATGCTTTAAGCTCAATTTCTGGAACTACTTTCAAATTTACAACCACCAACACCCCTTGTTTTCCTTCCCGGTTTTCAAAGGTTATTACCTTACATTGCAGTTGCTCCGATGACCTGCTTGACATTTCAACTTACAGACACGTTTTTTCTAAGAAGATGGCCTTGGCTGGTCTCAACCCTCATCATCGTATAG CTCTAGGTGTCTCTGGTGGGTCAGATAGTATAGCTTTATGTGTATTGGCTGCTGATTGGAAAAAAGCAGGCCTTAGTTCTGCTACTAAGAATAGTAAAGAGCTCATAGATGGAATGTTGGCAATAATTGTTGACCATGGACTACGAGCTGAGAGTGAAACTGAGGCAAAACTCGTGCAACGTCGAGTTCTGAACATGG GAATCATGTGTGAAATTGCCCGTGTTGATTGGGAAAATGGAAAGCCCAAACAGGGCCAGGTGCAAGAAGCAGCTCGTGCAGTTAG GTACCAGCAATTTCAAAGAATTTGTAATCAGTACCAAATGAACGTGTTACTACTTGCACATCATGCAGATGATCAG GCAGAGTTGTTTATTCTCAGGCTATCACGTAATAGTGGTGTCCTTGGACTTGCTGGAATGGCATTTACGTCCCAAGTGTTCAACACAAATTTGAATTCCAGTGTTGGAGGCGCAAATAACATATTACTGGTTAGACCATTTCTGGAGTTTACGAAAGATGACATGTACAAG ATTTGCCACGGGGGTAATCAGGAATGGGTGGAAGATCCTACAAATCAAAGTCAAGTGTATGTCCGTAATCGGATCCGAAAGTCATTGACGAACTTTTCATCAT CTATCTTCAAGGGTGAATTAGAGAAAGTAATTTCTGCCTGTGGAAGAACACGTATGTATGTAGACCAGTTTTGTCATTATCTGATAAAAGAGGCTGTGACAGTAACGAAC CACGGGTATGCTCTTGTTGATATAGAGATTCTCAATTCGATGAAAATCAATGACCTGTGCCTGTCGAAGTTTGTAACGTTGCTGTTGAAG TTCATATCCCAAAGGCACAGGCCAGTTCGAGGAAGCGCATTGAAACAAGTGATGGACTATGTTCGAACTTACCCCTGCAAG ACTTCATTCACCGCAGCTGGTTGTTATCTTTGTGCAGCTCCTGGGTTGAAGGGAACCAAAGTTCTTGTTTGTTTATCAAAGAATTGTGCTTTGCCTTTGGATATGCAGTTGTTGTACATGGATTCTTGTGAAGGACAGAAATGTCATACCTTCAGTGAGGTTGACCAACTTGTGGAACATGTAGAATCTTATTCTCACAATATGATTCTAAATGCCTCAGACATACATTTTTTGGACGCAACATCGTCTACATCCTTGTTGAATGAAGCCAAGAGACTCGGTATGCTTACCGAGTCAACACATAAGGCAATCATTTCTTTGCAAGATGACGAAACAGAAAGATTCGTGTCTAAGAATGCTAAAGTGCCTATATTTGAATCAGAAACAGAAGCTTTAATCGCCGTATCCACTTCTTTGGCGAATCCACTTCAAACTAATCAAATTGGTTACTACATGAACAGATTTTTGCTTGAATGGAAAGTGACAAAGATTTTTCCAATTAATGCATATTCTTTGGAGAATGATGGTCAAGGACAAGGTTTGGGGGAGACAGTCCATCAATACTATTGCAAGTGTTGTCTAGTTAGGCCTGATATGGAACTTGAAGTTCGCAACATGATTGATATCGATTGGTTGTATCTTGCTGACTTATGCAAGTGCCACGATGTGAAAGATTTTTTAAATAAACGACTACTAGATATGGGAATGTGCAAGGAAACAGAGTCGGTGGATACATGTTCAGAATATGTGCGATCATCAGCAGAAAGAGCGCTTTTGTCACTGAAATCTATCCCAGTTGCTGCAAGAAGAGGCCTGCCCGTACTAGTTCATCCTCAAGGACTACTACTCAGCATTCCG AGCGTTGACTTTAAGCACTGTCCCAGCTTGGAGGTATCTGCGATATGGAAACCTAGAACACCTCTTGAAGGAGGTCGATGTTCTTATATATAA
- the LOC141676963 gene encoding uncharacterized protein LOC141676963 isoform X2, with the protein MAVNNRKGDMGMARGGFKLNALSSISGTTFKFTTTNTPCFPSRFSKVITLHCSCSDDLLDISTYRHVFSKKMALAGLNPHHRIALGVSGGSDSIALCVLAADWKKAGLSSATKNSKELIDGMLAIIVDHGLRAESETEAKLVQRRVLNMGIMCEIARVDWENGKPKQGQVQEAARAVRYQQFQRICNQYQMNVLLLAHHADDQAELFILRLSRNSGVLGLAGMAFTSQVFNTNLNSSVGGANNILLVRPFLEFTKDDMYKICHGGNQEWVEDPTNQSQVYVRNRIRKSLTNFSSSIFKGELEKVISACGRTRMYVDQFCHYLIKEAVTVTNHGYALVDIEILNSMKINDLCLSKFVTLLLKFISQRHRPVRGSALKQVMDYVRTYPCKTSFTAAGCYLCAAPGLKGTKVLVCLSKNCALPLDMQLLYMDSCEGQKCHTFSEVDQLVEHVESYSHNMILNASDIHFLDATSSTSLLNEAKRLGMLTESTHKAIISLQDDETERFVSKNAKVPIFESETEALIAVSTSLANPLQTNQIGYYMNRFLLEWKVTKIFPINAYSLENDGQGQGLGETVHQYYCKCCLVRPDMELEVRNMIDIDWLYLADLCKCHDVKDFLNKRLLDMGMCKETESVDTCSEYVRSSAERALLSLKSIPVAARRGLPVLVHPQGLLLSIPSVDFKHCPSLEVSAIWKPRTPLEGGRCSYI; encoded by the exons AT GGCCGTAAATAACAGAAAGGGGGACATGGGCATGGCGCGAGGAGGATTCAAACTGAATGCTTTAAGCTCAATTTCTGGAACTACTTTCAAATTTACAACCACCAACACCCCTTGTTTTCCTTCCCGGTTTTCAAAGGTTATTACCTTACATTGCAGTTGCTCCGATGACCTGCTTGACATTTCAACTTACAGACACGTTTTTTCTAAGAAGATGGCCTTGGCTGGTCTCAACCCTCATCATCGTATAG CTCTAGGTGTCTCTGGTGGGTCAGATAGTATAGCTTTATGTGTATTGGCTGCTGATTGGAAAAAAGCAGGCCTTAGTTCTGCTACTAAGAATAGTAAAGAGCTCATAGATGGAATGTTGGCAATAATTGTTGACCATGGACTACGAGCTGAGAGTGAAACTGAGGCAAAACTCGTGCAACGTCGAGTTCTGAACATGG GAATCATGTGTGAAATTGCCCGTGTTGATTGGGAAAATGGAAAGCCCAAACAGGGCCAGGTGCAAGAAGCAGCTCGTGCAGTTAG GTACCAGCAATTTCAAAGAATTTGTAATCAGTACCAAATGAACGTGTTACTACTTGCACATCATGCAGATGATCAG GCAGAGTTGTTTATTCTCAGGCTATCACGTAATAGTGGTGTCCTTGGACTTGCTGGAATGGCATTTACGTCCCAAGTGTTCAACACAAATTTGAATTCCAGTGTTGGAGGCGCAAATAACATATTACTGGTTAGACCATTTCTGGAGTTTACGAAAGATGACATGTACAAG ATTTGCCACGGGGGTAATCAGGAATGGGTGGAAGATCCTACAAATCAAAGTCAAGTGTATGTCCGTAATCGGATCCGAAAGTCATTGACGAACTTTTCATCAT CTATCTTCAAGGGTGAATTAGAGAAAGTAATTTCTGCCTGTGGAAGAACACGTATGTATGTAGACCAGTTTTGTCATTATCTGATAAAAGAGGCTGTGACAGTAACGAAC CACGGGTATGCTCTTGTTGATATAGAGATTCTCAATTCGATGAAAATCAATGACCTGTGCCTGTCGAAGTTTGTAACGTTGCTGTTGAAG TTCATATCCCAAAGGCACAGGCCAGTTCGAGGAAGCGCATTGAAACAAGTGATGGACTATGTTCGAACTTACCCCTGCAAG ACTTCATTCACCGCAGCTGGTTGTTATCTTTGTGCAGCTCCTGGGTTGAAGGGAACCAAAGTTCTTGTTTGTTTATCAAAGAATTGTGCTTTGCCTTTGGATATGCAGTTGTTGTACATGGATTCTTGTGAAGGACAGAAATGTCATACCTTCAGTGAGGTTGACCAACTTGTGGAACATGTAGAATCTTATTCTCACAATATGATTCTAAATGCCTCAGACATACATTTTTTGGACGCAACATCGTCTACATCCTTGTTGAATGAAGCCAAGAGACTCGGTATGCTTACCGAGTCAACACATAAGGCAATCATTTCTTTGCAAGATGACGAAACAGAAAGATTCGTGTCTAAGAATGCTAAAGTGCCTATATTTGAATCAGAAACAGAAGCTTTAATCGCCGTATCCACTTCTTTGGCGAATCCACTTCAAACTAATCAAATTGGTTACTACATGAACAGATTTTTGCTTGAATGGAAAGTGACAAAGATTTTTCCAATTAATGCATATTCTTTGGAGAATGATGGTCAAGGACAAGGTTTGGGGGAGACAGTCCATCAATACTATTGCAAGTGTTGTCTAGTTAGGCCTGATATGGAACTTGAAGTTCGCAACATGATTGATATCGATTGGTTGTATCTTGCTGACTTATGCAAGTGCCACGATGTGAAAGATTTTTTAAATAAACGACTACTAGATATGGGAATGTGCAAGGAAACAGAGTCGGTGGATACATGTTCAGAATATGTGCGATCATCAGCAGAAAGAGCGCTTTTGTCACTGAAATCTATCCCAGTTGCTGCAAGAAGAGGCCTGCCCGTACTAGTTCATCCTCAAGGACTACTACTCAGCATTCCG AGCGTTGACTTTAAGCACTGTCCCAGCTTGGAGGTATCTGCGATATGGAAACCTAGAACACCTCTTGAAGGAGGTCGATGTTCTTATATATAA
- the LOC141676963 gene encoding uncharacterized protein LOC141676963 isoform X3: MGMARGGFKLNALSSISGTTFKFTTTNTPCFPSRFSKVITLHCSCSDDLLDISTYRHVFSKKMALAGLNPHHRIALGVSGGSDSIALCVLAADWKKAGLSSATKNSKELIDGMLAIIVDHGLRAESETEAKLVQRRVLNMGIMCEIARVDWENGKPKQGQVQEAARAVRYQQFQRICNQYQMNVLLLAHHADDQAELFILRLSRNSGVLGLAGMAFTSQVFNTNLNSSVGGANNILLVRPFLEFTKDDMYKICHGGNQEWVEDPTNQSQVYVRNRIRKSLTNFSSSIFKGELEKVISACGRTRMYVDQFCHYLIKEAVTVTNHGYALVDIEILNSMKINDLCLSKFVTLLLKFISQRHRPVRGSALKQVMDYVRTYPCKTSFTAAGCYLCAAPGLKGTKVLVCLSKNCALPLDMQLLYMDSCEGQKCHTFSEVDQLVEHVESYSHNMILNASDIHFLDATSSTSLLNEAKRLGMLTESTHKAIISLQDDETERFVSKNAKVPIFESETEALIAVSTSLANPLQTNQIGYYMNRFLLEWKVTKIFPINAYSLENDGQGQGLGETVHQYYCKCCLVRPDMELEVRNMIDIDWLYLADLCKCHDVKDFLNKRLLDMGMCKETESVDTCSEYVRSSAERALLSLKSIPVAARRGLPVLVHPQGLLLSIPSVDFKHCPSLEVSAIWKPRTPLEGGRCSYI; the protein is encoded by the exons ATGGGCATGGCGCGAGGAGGATTCAAACTGAATGCTTTAAGCTCAATTTCTGGAACTACTTTCAAATTTACAACCACCAACACCCCTTGTTTTCCTTCCCGGTTTTCAAAGGTTATTACCTTACATTGCAGTTGCTCCGATGACCTGCTTGACATTTCAACTTACAGACACGTTTTTTCTAAGAAGATGGCCTTGGCTGGTCTCAACCCTCATCATCGTATAG CTCTAGGTGTCTCTGGTGGGTCAGATAGTATAGCTTTATGTGTATTGGCTGCTGATTGGAAAAAAGCAGGCCTTAGTTCTGCTACTAAGAATAGTAAAGAGCTCATAGATGGAATGTTGGCAATAATTGTTGACCATGGACTACGAGCTGAGAGTGAAACTGAGGCAAAACTCGTGCAACGTCGAGTTCTGAACATGG GAATCATGTGTGAAATTGCCCGTGTTGATTGGGAAAATGGAAAGCCCAAACAGGGCCAGGTGCAAGAAGCAGCTCGTGCAGTTAG GTACCAGCAATTTCAAAGAATTTGTAATCAGTACCAAATGAACGTGTTACTACTTGCACATCATGCAGATGATCAG GCAGAGTTGTTTATTCTCAGGCTATCACGTAATAGTGGTGTCCTTGGACTTGCTGGAATGGCATTTACGTCCCAAGTGTTCAACACAAATTTGAATTCCAGTGTTGGAGGCGCAAATAACATATTACTGGTTAGACCATTTCTGGAGTTTACGAAAGATGACATGTACAAG ATTTGCCACGGGGGTAATCAGGAATGGGTGGAAGATCCTACAAATCAAAGTCAAGTGTATGTCCGTAATCGGATCCGAAAGTCATTGACGAACTTTTCATCAT CTATCTTCAAGGGTGAATTAGAGAAAGTAATTTCTGCCTGTGGAAGAACACGTATGTATGTAGACCAGTTTTGTCATTATCTGATAAAAGAGGCTGTGACAGTAACGAAC CACGGGTATGCTCTTGTTGATATAGAGATTCTCAATTCGATGAAAATCAATGACCTGTGCCTGTCGAAGTTTGTAACGTTGCTGTTGAAG TTCATATCCCAAAGGCACAGGCCAGTTCGAGGAAGCGCATTGAAACAAGTGATGGACTATGTTCGAACTTACCCCTGCAAG ACTTCATTCACCGCAGCTGGTTGTTATCTTTGTGCAGCTCCTGGGTTGAAGGGAACCAAAGTTCTTGTTTGTTTATCAAAGAATTGTGCTTTGCCTTTGGATATGCAGTTGTTGTACATGGATTCTTGTGAAGGACAGAAATGTCATACCTTCAGTGAGGTTGACCAACTTGTGGAACATGTAGAATCTTATTCTCACAATATGATTCTAAATGCCTCAGACATACATTTTTTGGACGCAACATCGTCTACATCCTTGTTGAATGAAGCCAAGAGACTCGGTATGCTTACCGAGTCAACACATAAGGCAATCATTTCTTTGCAAGATGACGAAACAGAAAGATTCGTGTCTAAGAATGCTAAAGTGCCTATATTTGAATCAGAAACAGAAGCTTTAATCGCCGTATCCACTTCTTTGGCGAATCCACTTCAAACTAATCAAATTGGTTACTACATGAACAGATTTTTGCTTGAATGGAAAGTGACAAAGATTTTTCCAATTAATGCATATTCTTTGGAGAATGATGGTCAAGGACAAGGTTTGGGGGAGACAGTCCATCAATACTATTGCAAGTGTTGTCTAGTTAGGCCTGATATGGAACTTGAAGTTCGCAACATGATTGATATCGATTGGTTGTATCTTGCTGACTTATGCAAGTGCCACGATGTGAAAGATTTTTTAAATAAACGACTACTAGATATGGGAATGTGCAAGGAAACAGAGTCGGTGGATACATGTTCAGAATATGTGCGATCATCAGCAGAAAGAGCGCTTTTGTCACTGAAATCTATCCCAGTTGCTGCAAGAAGAGGCCTGCCCGTACTAGTTCATCCTCAAGGACTACTACTCAGCATTCCG AGCGTTGACTTTAAGCACTGTCCCAGCTTGGAGGTATCTGCGATATGGAAACCTAGAACACCTCTTGAAGGAGGTCGATGTTCTTATATATAA
- the LOC141677959 gene encoding uncharacterized protein LOC141677959 has protein sequence MDISTMNRGEITVLACAGCAFLSMHFTVQLLSQHLFYWKNPKEQRAILFIVLMAPIYAIKSFVSMLDLEGSKPLFMLLDPIKECYEALVIVKFLDLIYSYLNISINNDMVPDEMKGREIQHSFPMTLFQPHITRLDQRTLRLLKYWTWQFGTTRTICSISMITLRILDMYPSWASWIFTIILNMSVSLALYSLVKFYHVFAKELEPHKPLAKFGCIIGVIFFCFWQGVVLKTLVLTGIIKSHHFWLDVKHIDVSLQNVLVCVEMVVFSVLHQYAYHVSPYMGDVQTKFKRRNE, from the exons ATGGATATAAGTACAATGAATCGTGGAGAGATTACTGTCCTGGCATGTGCTGGTTGTGCATTCCTGTCGATGCACTTCACTGTCCAGCTTCTATCACAACATCTCTTTTATTGGAAGAATCCAAAGGAACAAAGAGCGATACTTTTTATTGTCCTCATGGCTCCTATATATGCTATTAAATCTTTTGTTAGTATGTTGGATCTTGAAGGAAGCAAACCATTATTCATGCTTCTAGACCCCATTAAGGAATGTTACGAGGCTTTG GTGATTGTGAAGTTTTTGGATTTAATATATAGTTACTTAAACATTTCCATCAACAACGACATGGTACCTGATGAAATGAAAGGAAGAGAAATTCAGCATTCATTTCCAATGACACTTTTTCAG CCCCATATAACTCGCCTGGACCAGCGCACTTTAAGGCTACTCAAATACTGGACATGGCAATTTGGCACTACTCGCACAATATGCTCGATTTCGATGATAACATTACGAATTCTAGATATGTATCCTAGCTGGGCAAGCTGGATATTCACCATTATTCTTAACATGTCAGTGTCATTAGCTCTGTACTCCTTGGTAAAATTTTACCATGTATTTGCAAAGGAACTGGAACCTCATAAGCCACTGGCAAAGTTCGGCTGCATCATAGGAGTTATTTTCTTTTGCTTTTGGCAG GGGGTAGTGCTTAAAACCCTTGTTTTAACTGGCATAATCAAATCTCATCATTTCTGGCTGGATGTGAAGCATATTGATGTTAGCCTCCAGAATGTCTTGGTTTGCGTTGAGATGGTTGTGTTTTCGGTCCTTCACCAATATGCATACCATGTTTCTCCGTATATGGGTGATGTTCAAACAAAATTTAAAAGGAGAAACGAATGA